In Nitrososphaerales archaeon, the genomic stretch ATTTGTTTATGATGATGGTTCGCACACAATAGTAATCCCAGAATTTCCTCTCGGAATATTTGTGGTAGCATCTGCAATTTCGTTTCTCGTACTATTATCCAAATTCACGGTCCCAAAATAGAGGGGGTAGAATTATTTTCGTTCCCAATTCTGTCCTGCCTTTCTTTTCAACTCAAACCTTTTGGCAAAATTGAGTTTGTTCCTAACCCTTGCAATATGGCT encodes the following:
- a CDS encoding 30S ribosomal protein S30e, which translates into the protein MPTHGSLTKAGKVRSQTPKLQARERHSHIARVRNKLNFAKRFELKRKAGQNWERK